The following coding sequences lie in one Homalodisca vitripennis isolate AUS2020 chromosome X, UT_GWSS_2.1, whole genome shotgun sequence genomic window:
- the LOC124369143 gene encoding ADP-ribosylation factor 2, with the protein MGLTISSVLTRLFGKKQMRILMVGLDAAGKTTILYKLKLGEIVTTIPTIGFNVETVEYKNICFTVWDVGGQDKIRPLWRHYFQNTQGLIFVVDSSDKDRISESEKELSNMLQEDELRDAVLLVFANKQDLPNAMSASELTDKLGLNQLRNRHWYIQATCATQGHGLYEGLDWLSNELAKK; encoded by the exons ATGGGTCTTACCATCTCTAGTGTATTAACCCGGCTTTTTGGGAAGAAACAGATGAGGATTTTGATGG TTGGTCTGGATGCCGCTGGAAAGACtacaattttgtacaaattgAAACTCGGAGAGATTGTTACAACCATTCCAACAATAG GCTTCAATGTAGAAACTGTGGAGTACAAGAACATCTGTTTCACTGTTTGGGATGTGGGAGGCCAGGACAAGATCAGACCTCTCTGGAGACACTACTTCCAAAACACCCAAGGACTTATCTTCGTTGTGGACTCGAGTGATAAGGACAGGATCTCAGAATCTGAAAAGGAACTTTCAAATATG CTGCAGGAGGATGAGTTGCGTGATGCTGTGTTGCTTGTGTTTGCCAACAAGCAAGACCTGCCTAATGCCATGAGCGCATCTGAACTGACCGACAAGCTCGGTTTGAATCAACTAAGAAACCGACAT TGGTATATCCAAGCGACATGTGCTACTCAGGGGCATGGCCTCTACGAGGGTCTTGACTGGTTGTCCAACGAATTGGCCAAGAAGTGA